In Actinomycetes bacterium, a single window of DNA contains:
- the hisD gene encoding histidinol dehydrogenase, whose product MMRRIDLRGVDLDGVDLGEVLPRAALDVEAAVGAVRPIVDAVRTRGDEALLELAERFDGVRPPALRVPPRALADALAALDPDVRAALDVSIARARLVHADQRRTDVTTQVVPGGSVTERWVPVQRVGLYVPGGLAPLVSSVVMNVVPAQAAGVPSIAVASPPQRDNGGLPDAGVLAACALLGVEEVYAVGGAQAIAMFAYGTQSCPKAPMVTGPGNIYVVAAKRLLRGRIAIDSEAGPTEIAILADVSANPAILAADLISQAEHDTVAASVLVTDDLQLADAVEDELENQAEATKHTQRITTALSGQQSAIVLVDDLEAGIRVVDAYAAEHLEIQTEESGEVAARIRNAGAIFVGPYSPVSLGDYAAGSNHVLPTGGCACHSGGLSVQTFLRGIHVIDYDEAALAATRDTVVALAHAEDLPAHGAAVDVRFRR is encoded by the coding sequence GTGATGCGGCGCATCGACCTGCGCGGGGTGGACCTGGACGGGGTCGACCTCGGCGAGGTGCTGCCGCGCGCCGCCCTCGACGTCGAGGCGGCCGTGGGGGCCGTCCGTCCGATCGTGGACGCGGTCCGCACCCGCGGCGACGAGGCGCTCTTGGAGCTCGCCGAGCGCTTCGACGGGGTACGCCCGCCCGCGCTGCGCGTCCCCCCGCGGGCCCTCGCCGACGCCCTCGCCGCTCTCGACCCCGACGTCCGCGCCGCCCTCGACGTCTCCATCGCCCGCGCCCGGCTCGTCCACGCCGACCAGCGGCGCACCGACGTCACCACCCAGGTCGTCCCCGGCGGCAGCGTCACCGAGCGCTGGGTCCCGGTCCAGCGGGTCGGGCTGTACGTCCCCGGCGGCCTCGCGCCCCTGGTCAGCAGCGTCGTGATGAACGTCGTCCCCGCGCAGGCCGCGGGCGTCCCGTCCATCGCGGTCGCCAGCCCGCCGCAGCGGGACAACGGCGGGCTGCCCGACGCCGGCGTCCTCGCCGCGTGCGCGCTGCTCGGCGTCGAGGAGGTCTACGCCGTCGGCGGCGCGCAGGCGATCGCCATGTTCGCCTACGGCACCCAGAGCTGCCCCAAGGCCCCCATGGTCACCGGCCCCGGCAACATCTACGTCGTCGCCGCGAAACGCCTGCTGCGAGGCCGGATCGCCATCGACTCCGAGGCCGGCCCGACCGAGATCGCCATCCTCGCCGACGTCAGCGCCAACCCCGCGATCCTCGCCGCCGACCTCATCAGCCAGGCCGAGCACGACACCGTCGCGGCCTCCGTGCTGGTGACCGACGACCTGCAGCTGGCCGACGCGGTCGAGGACGAGCTCGAGAACCAGGCCGAGGCGACGAAGCACACGCAGCGCATCACGACGGCGCTGTCGGGCCAGCAGTCCGCCATCGTCCTCGTCGACGACCTCGAGGCGGGCATCCGGGTCGTCGACGCCTACGCCGCCGAGCACCTCGAGATCCAGACCGAGGAGTCCGGCGAGGTCGCGGCGCGGATCCGCAACGCGGGCGCGATCTTCGTCGGCCCCTACAGCCCGGTCTCCCTCGGGGACTACGCCGCCGGCTCCAACCACGTGCTGCCCACCGGCGGGTGCGCCTGCCACTCAGGCGGCCTGAGCGTGCAGACGTTCCTGCGCGGCATCCACGTCATCGACTACGACGAGGCCGCACTGGCGGCGACGCGCGACACCGTCGTCGCCCTCGCGCATGCCGAGGACCTCCCCGCGCACGGCGCGGCGGTCGACGTCCGCTTCCGCCGATGA
- a CDS encoding histidinol-phosphate transaminase, producing MTGLDELPLREDLRGQEPYGAPQLDVPFRLNTNENPYPPSASLVADIGRAAAAASTDLNRYPDREAWALRQDLATYLAKREGVHVDAAQVWAANGSNEVMHQLFLAFGGPGRTALGFAPTYSMYPEYCRDTFTAWVTAPRAPDFTLPPEVAREAVRRHQPTLVVVPSPNNPTGTSLAPETVLALLDATHDDGGVVVVDEAYAEFRRPGTPSALSLLADHPRLVVIRTMSKAFAMAGGRLGYLVGSTAVVDAVRIVRLPYHLSAVAQAVARTAIAHADELLASVDALREERDALVTWLRRRDFDVADSDANFVLFGRFADRHAVWERLLARGVLIRETGPDGWLRVSVGTPEEMAAFRRSLVAVLEEVGP from the coding sequence ATGACCGGCCTGGACGAGCTGCCCCTGCGCGAGGACCTCCGGGGGCAGGAGCCCTACGGCGCCCCGCAGCTCGACGTACCGTTCCGGCTCAACACCAACGAGAACCCCTACCCGCCCTCGGCCTCCCTCGTCGCGGACATCGGCCGCGCGGCCGCGGCCGCCTCCACCGACCTCAACCGCTACCCCGACCGCGAGGCCTGGGCGCTGCGCCAGGACCTCGCGACCTACCTCGCCAAGCGCGAGGGCGTCCACGTCGACGCCGCGCAGGTGTGGGCGGCGAACGGCTCCAACGAGGTCATGCACCAGCTCTTCCTCGCCTTCGGCGGACCCGGCCGGACGGCGCTCGGCTTCGCGCCGACGTACTCGATGTACCCCGAGTACTGCCGCGACACCTTCACCGCCTGGGTCACCGCGCCGCGCGCACCCGACTTCACGCTCCCGCCCGAGGTCGCGCGCGAGGCGGTACGCCGGCACCAGCCGACCCTCGTCGTCGTGCCGTCGCCGAACAACCCGACCGGTACGTCGCTGGCGCCCGAGACCGTGCTCGCGCTGCTGGACGCGACGCACGACGACGGCGGGGTCGTCGTCGTCGACGAGGCGTACGCCGAGTTCCGCCGCCCGGGCACGCCGTCGGCGCTGTCGCTGCTCGCCGACCACCCGCGCCTGGTCGTCATCCGCACGATGAGCAAGGCGTTCGCCATGGCGGGCGGACGGCTGGGCTACCTCGTCGGGTCGACCGCGGTGGTCGACGCGGTGCGCATCGTGCGGCTGCCCTACCACCTGTCCGCCGTCGCGCAAGCCGTCGCGCGTACCGCGATCGCCCACGCCGACGAGCTGCTCGCCTCCGTGGACGCGCTGCGGGAGGAGCGCGACGCGCTCGTCACCTGGCTGCGCCGGCGCGACTTCGACGTGGCTGACAGCGACGCGAACTTCGTGCTCTTCGGCCGGTTCGCGGACCGGCACGCGGTGTGGGAGCGGCTGCTCGCGCGCGGCGTCCTCATCCGCGAGACCGGCCCGGACGGCTGGCTGCGCGTCAGCGTCGGGACGCCGGAGGAGATGGCGGCCTTCCGCCGCTCCCTCGTCGCCGTCCTCGAGGAGGTCGGGCCGTGA
- a CDS encoding Rid family hydrolase — MAERLGSGSPYEDAVGYARVVRSGDLAWTAGCTSTVDGQVVHEGDAGAQARTALGIALDALARVGMGAEDVVQSRMYVRHAHDCELVGQAHAEILGSVRPVATMLIVEGFVDPLMLVEVELVAHRP; from the coding sequence ATGGCTGAGCGGCTGGGCAGCGGCAGCCCGTACGAGGACGCCGTCGGCTACGCCCGCGTCGTGCGTTCCGGCGACCTCGCGTGGACGGCCGGCTGCACGTCCACCGTCGACGGCCAGGTCGTTCACGAGGGCGACGCGGGCGCGCAGGCACGTACGGCCCTCGGCATCGCCCTCGACGCCCTCGCCCGTGTCGGCATGGGCGCCGAGGACGTCGTGCAGAGCCGGATGTACGTGCGCCACGCCCACGACTGCGAACTCGTCGGGCAGGCGCACGCGGAGATCCTCGGGTCGGTTCGCCCGGTCGCCACGATGCTCATCGTCGAGGGCTTCGTCGACCCGCTCATGCTGGTCGAGGTCGAGCTCGTCGCCCACCGCCCCTGA
- the hisH gene encoding imidazole glycerol phosphate synthase subunit HisH — translation MAKPSVVVLDYGSGNLRSAVRALERVGAEVTLTGDASVALAADGLVVPGVGAFAACMAGLRAVDGPAVVRRRVEAERPVLGICVGMQVMFERGVEHGVDTDGIGAWPGVVERLRADVLPHMGWNTVSVPAGSRLFAGLEGERFYFVHSYGVRTWVPAGATTGTEPLVTWTEHQGDRFVAAVEDGVLSATQFHPEKSGDAGAALLGHWVATL, via the coding sequence GTGGCGAAGCCTTCGGTCGTCGTCCTGGACTACGGCTCGGGGAACCTGCGCTCGGCGGTACGTGCACTGGAGCGCGTCGGCGCCGAGGTCACGCTGACGGGGGACGCGTCGGTGGCCCTCGCGGCGGACGGCCTCGTCGTGCCCGGGGTGGGGGCCTTCGCCGCGTGCATGGCCGGGCTTCGCGCGGTCGACGGACCGGCCGTTGTGCGCCGCCGCGTCGAGGCCGAACGCCCGGTGCTGGGCATCTGTGTGGGGATGCAGGTGATGTTTGAGCGAGGCGTCGAGCACGGGGTGGACACCGACGGGATCGGGGCCTGGCCCGGCGTCGTCGAGCGGCTGCGTGCCGACGTACTGCCGCACATGGGCTGGAACACCGTCTCGGTCCCGGCGGGGTCGCGGCTGTTCGCCGGCCTGGAGGGGGAGCGGTTCTACTTCGTGCACTCCTACGGCGTACGGACCTGGGTCCCCGCCGGGGCGACGACCGGCACCGAGCCGCTGGTGACCTGGACGGAGCACCAGGGCGACCGCTTCGTGGCCGCCGTCGAGGACGGCGTGCTCTCCGCGACGCAGTTCCACCCGGAGAAGTCCGGCGACGCCGGCGCCGCCCTCCTCGGCCACTGGGTCGCCACCCTCTGA
- a CDS encoding LON peptidase substrate-binding domain-containing protein → MTEPDPSPPLGPRVGDVERLPLFPLGSVLFPGLLLPLHIFEERYRQLVRELLARPEGAPKRFGVVAIREGREVGPDGIRALHEVGCAAELRAVEPYDDGRFDIVTTGSHRFRLQAIDTSLPYLQADVQWLPEPPGEAPAVLAKAVAARFASYRRALAGLREVPEPEDPSPIPEDPAVLSYLVSAAMVIDLADRQALLASRDTTRRLRLALDLLRREEALLRHIPSLPGIQYARQPFSPN, encoded by the coding sequence GTGACCGAGCCCGACCCGTCGCCGCCGCTGGGTCCCCGGGTCGGCGACGTCGAGCGGCTCCCGCTCTTCCCGCTGGGCAGCGTGCTCTTCCCCGGGCTGCTGCTGCCGCTGCACATCTTCGAGGAGCGCTACCGCCAGCTCGTGCGCGAGCTGCTCGCCCGCCCCGAGGGTGCGCCCAAGCGCTTCGGGGTGGTCGCGATCCGCGAAGGCCGCGAGGTAGGGCCGGACGGGATCCGTGCGCTGCACGAGGTCGGGTGCGCGGCCGAGCTGCGAGCGGTGGAGCCGTACGACGACGGCCGGTTCGACATCGTGACCACCGGCTCGCACCGGTTCCGGCTGCAGGCGATCGACACGTCGCTGCCGTACCTGCAGGCCGACGTCCAGTGGCTGCCCGAGCCGCCGGGCGAGGCGCCGGCCGTCCTGGCGAAGGCGGTGGCCGCTCGCTTCGCGTCGTACCGCCGTGCCCTCGCCGGCCTGCGAGAGGTGCCGGAGCCCGAGGACCCCTCGCCGATCCCCGAGGACCCCGCGGTGCTGTCCTACCTCGTGTCCGCGGCGATGGTCATCGACCTCGCCGACCGGCAGGCGCTGCTCGCCTCCCGCGACACCACGCGACGCCTGCGCCTCGCGCTGGACCTGCTCCGTCGCGAGGAGGCGCTGCTGCGCCACATCCCGTCGCTGCCCGGCATCCAGTACGCCCGCCAGCCCTTCTCTCCCAACTGA
- the hisB gene encoding imidazoleglycerol-phosphate dehydratase HisB produces MSRTARVERTTKESSVVVELDLDGTGVADVETGVPFYDHMLAQLGKHGGIDLFVRTKGDLEVDAHHTVEDTSLAFGQALREALGDKAGIRRFGDALVPLDEAACQAAVDLSGRPYVVHVEPEIVELIGSYDTTLTRHIWESISASAQICLHVRVLSGRNAHHVVEAQFKAVARALRDAVALDPRVVGVPSTKGTLS; encoded by the coding sequence GTGAGCCGTACCGCCCGCGTCGAGCGCACGACCAAGGAGAGCTCGGTGGTCGTCGAGCTGGACCTCGACGGCACCGGCGTCGCCGACGTCGAGACCGGCGTGCCCTTCTATGACCACATGCTCGCCCAGCTGGGCAAGCACGGCGGCATCGACCTGTTCGTCCGTACCAAGGGCGACCTCGAGGTCGACGCGCACCACACCGTCGAGGACACCTCGCTCGCCTTCGGGCAAGCGCTGCGCGAGGCCCTCGGCGACAAGGCGGGGATCCGCCGCTTCGGCGACGCGCTGGTCCCGCTCGACGAGGCGGCCTGCCAGGCGGCCGTCGACCTGTCCGGACGGCCGTACGTCGTGCACGTCGAACCCGAGATCGTCGAGCTGATCGGGTCCTACGACACCACGCTCACCCGCCACATCTGGGAGTCGATCAGCGCCTCGGCGCAGATCTGCCTGCACGTGCGGGTGCTCTCCGGCCGTAACGCCCACCACGTGGTCGAGGCGCAGTTCAAGGCGGTCGCACGCGCCCTGCGCGACGCGGTCGCGCTCGACCCGCGGGTGGTCGGCGTCCCCTCGACGAAGGGCACCCTCTCGTGA
- the priA gene encoding bifunctional 1-(5-phosphoribosyl)-5-((5-phosphoribosylamino)methylideneamino)imidazole-4-carboxamide isomerase/phosphoribosylanthranilate isomerase PriA gives MGFELLPAVDVADGLAVRLLQGEAGTETAYGDPLDAALAWQAAGARWVHLVDLDAAFGRGSNRTQLAEVVRRLDIDVELSGGIRDEDSLEAALATGCRRVNLGTAALEKPDWCAEVIARYGDRIAVGLDVRGTTLAARGWTQEGGDLWEVLDRLEADGCARYVVTDVTKDGTLRGPNLDLLRQVCARTDRPVVASGGVSSLDDLRALAALHAVGVEGAIVGKALYVGAFTLPEALTAVADG, from the coding sequence GTGGGGTTCGAGCTGCTGCCGGCGGTGGACGTCGCCGACGGGCTGGCGGTACGTCTGCTCCAGGGCGAGGCCGGCACCGAGACGGCGTACGGCGACCCGCTGGACGCCGCCCTCGCCTGGCAGGCGGCCGGCGCCCGTTGGGTCCACCTGGTCGACCTCGACGCGGCGTTCGGGCGCGGCTCGAACCGCACCCAGCTCGCCGAGGTCGTCCGGCGCCTCGACATCGACGTCGAGCTCTCCGGCGGCATCCGCGACGAGGACTCCCTCGAGGCCGCGCTCGCGACCGGCTGCCGCCGCGTCAACCTCGGCACCGCCGCGCTGGAGAAGCCGGACTGGTGCGCCGAGGTGATCGCGCGGTACGGCGACCGCATCGCGGTCGGGCTCGACGTCCGCGGCACAACCCTCGCCGCCCGCGGCTGGACCCAGGAAGGCGGCGACCTCTGGGAGGTGCTCGACCGGCTGGAGGCCGACGGGTGCGCGCGCTACGTCGTCACCGACGTCACGAAGGACGGGACGCTGCGCGGACCGAACCTCGACCTGCTGCGCCAGGTGTGCGCCCGCACCGACCGGCCGGTCGTCGCCTCCGGCGGGGTGTCCTCCCTCGACGACCTGCGCGCGCTCGCGGCCCTGCACGCGGTCGGCGTCGAGGGCGCGATTGTCGGCAAGGCGCTGTACGTCGGCGCGTTCACTCTCCCCGAGGCGCTCACCGCGGTCGCCGATGGCTGA